One Brassica oleracea var. oleracea cultivar TO1000 unplaced genomic scaffold, BOL UnpScaffold00940, whole genome shotgun sequence genomic window carries:
- the LOC106320487 gene encoding uncharacterized protein LOC106320487 produces the protein MGIKREATVEEALMRDKRRRRYRSRVLNEIEAEMETVRERLRVNAEDVNMWRCGSGDKQRFSTHETWWLLRMARERCNWSRSIWFSKATPKFAFVAWLVASNRLSTMDRITQWDPGADATCVLCKREPESRNHLFFECSFSNQCWENYPISMR, from the coding sequence ATGGGCATTAAACGAGAGGCTACGGTGGAGGAAGCTCTTATGAgggataaaagaagaagaaggtatcGCTCTCGGGTTTTAAATGAGATTGAGGCAGAAATGGAGACTGTTAGGGAGAGGTTGAGAGTGAATGCTGAGGATGTTAATATGTGGAGATGTGGGTCAGGGGATAAACAAAGATTTTCAACTCATGAAACTTGGTGGTTGCTAAGAATGGCCAGGGAGAGATGTAATTGGTCAAGGAGTATATGGTTCTCGAAGGCGACTCCTAAGTTTGCGTTTGTGGCCTGGCTTGTTGCTAGCAACAGATTGTCAACTATGGATAGAATTACTCAGTGGGATCCTGGAGCTGATGCGACTTGTGTTCTTTGCAAAAGGGAGCCGGAGTCTAGGAACCACTTATTCTTTGAGTGCTCTTTCTCTAATCAGTGTTGGGAAAATTACCCAATATCAATGAGATAA